The sequence AACAAAGCGACGGTTATCCAAGTTGCCATGTGGCATTGTCTTTTGAAGGTGTAAGAAATTCTGAAAAGAGGCACCGGGCGTTTCGGCGCGGTGTTTGCTTCTTAGTTAAGTCTGCGTTGTCAATCGCACGCGGACAGCCAGTGGTAGCTCTTTAATCCCTAGAAAAACGGTTTTGCTTCCATGTCGGCTGCCTTGCAGACAGCGATAGTTTCCGCAATTCAATCCAATCGATCAATCCAGCAACTGCATATCGTTTCTGGCTCTCGTGATGCGCAATCCTAGAGCGATCGACGGTCAAAGTGGTTTTTTACTGACCATCAAGGCAGTTCGCACTTCAGAAAGGAGAGTCATTGCCATGTCATCGCAATTGATTCAATCGCTACTAAACGAGTCAAATGACGTTTGTGTTTCCCTTTATATGCCGATGGTTCGTTGGGGAAGAGAAGTTCGCCAGAACGAAATTCGCTTTAAGAACCTTCTCAAAGATACCGAGCAATTACTTGATAAAGACGAGGTCGCCACATCAGAATCGCGGCAGGGCGTGCTCGCACAACTCCAGAACTTTATCAACGAACCGGATCACGATGCCTGGAAGCATCCGCACTCAGGCCTAGCGTTATTCGTTACGCCAGATTCGTTGGAAGTTCATTCCATGAACTACACGTGCGAAGAACAGGCGCACGTGGGCGAACGCTTTTACCTGCGTCCTCTGCTTCCTACCTTGCATGGAGACGGCAGCTTTGTTGTCTTAACCATCAGCCAGAAGCATGTGCGTTTGTTTGAAGGGAATCGCGATGGCTTGGAAGAACGCTTCCCCGAGGACCTGCCGGAAAGCTTGAAAGAGGCTCTGAATATCGATGACTATATGACTTCGATTCAGCACTTCAGCTACGCAGCCGGCAATCAGGTCGATACGATGTATCACGGACATGGGGCTGGCGAAGACGACCACAAGGCGAACATCTTGCAGTTCTTCCACCGGATCGACGCTCCCTTATCGGAATACCTCGAGGGGCGCGAAGATCCGCTCATCTTTGCAGGCGTCGAATACTTGTTCCCGATCTTCAAGGAAGCAACTAGCTACAAACAGTTGTTGCCCGATCCGATCGAGGGGAACTTCGACGAAACGTCAGCCGAAGAGTTGCACAAGAAGGCATTGGAAGTCGTGGAGCCTTATTTCCGCCAGGAAATTACCGAAGCGATTGAAAACTACAACGATGCCCATGGTCGCAACTGTGCCACGGACGACCTGGAAACGATCCTGCAAGCCGCACAGATGGGGGCGGTCGATACACTTCTGATTCGAGAAAAGACGCCTATCTGGGGTCATCTCGACGAAGAGGGACACGTGCAGCAAGATAAAGCCCCCAGTGAAGGCAGCCTCGACCTGCTCGACGAAGCAGCCGTCGAAACGCTGGACAAGGGAGGCGATGTGTTCGTCGTGCGCGACGAAGACTTCCCTTCCGAAAAAAGCTCGGCGGTTGCCAAGCTGCGTTTTGCGATTGAAGCGACCACGCCGTAAAAATGTAAAGCGTCAGGCCGTTATTTCTTATACTTCTGAACATGTTCTAGCGCCTTAGCCGTCACCACACGGCCACGCGGCGTTCGGACAAGCAGTTCAGTCCGCAAGAGAAACGGCTCGACTTCATCGGCTAAGGTTTCCGGGGCGGCGTTCATTGTATGAGCGATCGCCTCGAGGCCGGCCGGGCCACCACCGAAAACGCGGATGATCGTACTTAAATACTTACGGTCTTGATTATCAAGCCCCAGCGTGTCGATCTCTTGCATCTTCATCGCGTCGCGGGCCAGCTGCAATGTGATGTGGCCGTCGGCCTTGCTGGTAACATAATCGCGGATCCAGCGGAGACGATTATTCGCTACACGTGGGGTTCCTCGACTTCGCTCTGAAATCTCTAACGAGGCATCATCTTCGATCGTAACACTTAGCTTCACCGCATTACGGCGGATAATTTCGGCCAGTTCTTCATTGGTGTAAAAATCGAGATGTTCGCGTAACGGGAAACGATCACGCAGGGGCGCCGTCAACATGCCGCTGCGAGTGGTCGCACCAATAAGCGTGAACGGTTTGATTTGTAAATTGATCGTCCGGGCGTTGGTCCCCTCCCCCAACACGATATCAATCCTAAAATCTTCCATGGCGGTGTAAAGATATTCCTCTACCGCCTTGGGCAACCGATGAATTTCGTCGATAAACAAGATGGAACGCTCGTCGGCGTTGGTCAGATAAGGCACCAAGTCCTTCGGCGCTTGCAAGGCAGGCCCCGACGTCAATTGAAAATTGACCCCCAGGTCTTTCGGAATGCAAGTTGCAAAGGTGGTTTTGCCCAGCCCGGGGGGGCCATCAAACAAGATATGGCCCAGAGGTTCGTCCCGTTTGACAGCAGCATCGACTACCACCTTCAGACGCTCGCGAACCTCTAGCTGGCCGACCATTTCCGAAATGGATTGCGGGCGGAGGCTACGATCTTCCTCGCTGGGACCATCATCGCCACGCAAAACCGTTTCCCTGCCCATCCTGGAACCTTTGTATCCCTTTGAAGATTTCGTAGTCGCGCTAAACCGCTGAGTCAGTGAACAAGTGTGGACTATCGCGGTTCACTATAACAAATGCCCCCCAGGGTCGGAAAGTTCGGAATCCGGAGAGTAAGCAAGATGGATAATTTGTCCGCCAGTCACCATCCGCAGCCCTATTGGCTTCAAATTGCCGGACTAGGAGGCTGGCTAGTTTTCTGTTTTGCCGCTGCAGGCGTCGGCTCGTCGGTCACGCTCCCTCAGATTCCGGCTTGGTACGCGGAACTCAATAAGCCGGCGTTTAATCCCCCAAATTGGATCTTCGGCCCGGTTTGGACCACCCTTTATCTGATGATGGCAATCTCGGCCTGGCTGGTTTGGCTTCGCTCTGGCTGGCTCGATGCCCCTGGGGCTTTGGGTGTGTTTTGCTTTCAATTGTTGCTCAACACAGCCTGGTCGGTTCTCTTCTTTGGACTCGAAAACCCCACAGCAGCCGCCATCGAGATCGTTTTTCTCTGGCTGACAATCGGAGCGACCATTGTCTCGTTCTGGCGACACTCACGCATCGCGGCTTTGCTTCTCACCCCCTACTTAGCCTGGGTAAGTTTCGCCGCCGTACTAAACTTTTCCATTGTGGCTCTAAATTGATCAGACATGGGTCGATTGAGACATCGTTGCCTGCCCTAATTGCAGGAAAAACCACCTCTTCTACTAGAAGCAACTCGAATCCTGCGAAATGGCACTCGCTTTGCATATGCAATGACTGCCACCCCATCTCAATTTACTCAAGGAACCCAAACGATGGCGGAAATCGCAGTTTACGACATGGTCCATGACGTTTCCGAGCAACTTCACTTAGACATGCTGGAAACCGAGGTGATCCTCGAAGGAATGCTCTACGATAAGTATGTGCAATAAAAGCAGTGCGTGTTGATTGCTTTAATAGCCTGTCGATTTTCTGGCTGGGCCGCATGGCCACCAAGGAATTCAACAGGCTATTAATGTGCTAGCAGGTTGCCTAGCCCGCCGCACATCGCAGCCAAAATGCCAATTCCTACCGCTACCGCAACAACGATCCCCACCACCTTCACAAATCGCTGATAAGAGATTGGCCCCTGCCCTGTTGATTTGCCGGTCTGGCCATTAATAAGAAAACGATAAGTCTGCTCTTGGTATTGATAGGCCATGATCCAGACAGGCAACAACATCGGATCACTGCTCATGTTTTGTACCCGCAGGTTAGCTTGAACGTTGCGACTGCGCGGAGGAACAAACTTCGCATCCACGGCACGACGTTCCAAAGCTTCTAGCCCGGCGAGCGCCATAGGACGCGCGTACTTACGGGCCACGTTGAACTGTTCGACCGTGAAGTTATCTAAGTCGACTTCCTCGGGCGAGACAGCTTGATCCATGTCGAATGGGCAAAGCTGCGAAGTTTCGTTCGGGGTTAACGCCCCACTTGCTCCGACCAACACCCCTTCGTAACGAGCGCGATGTTCGCCTGACAATGGGTACCAATCTCCGCTTGCCCCGTAGGGTGTTTGGCTGGTATCGGCCGTCCAATTGGTAAACACTTCGGCGGCGAATACCCAATAAGGCACGTAAACGGGCACCATATTGCGAATCACGGCTCTCTCAGAAAGATCTGGCGGACGCCAAAACCCTTTGCCAATCGCCTCGCGCATGATTCGCCGAGCATCTTCTTCGTGAATGTGAAATGGAAGCACTTTCGACGGCGCGATGATCTTATGATCTTCTCCCTTTTCCAGCTTGGTCGAACCACAGAAGGGGCATCGCAACGCCCTGACTTCAGCGGAATAGCTCATCGCCGCGCCGCAGCCAGCACACGTAAAGCTATGCGTCGAGATTGTTGTCGACGGGGTATGTGCCGCTTGCCGAAGAGGAGCTTCGGTGCCGCAATTGCCACAGAACAAATCCTCTTCGTCGATCAACCCGCCACAGACGGTACATTTTTCGAGCAAGTCACTCATGGGTGCTGGATGTTCTCCGCTGTGCAAGTTGGTTACCGCGTAGCGGCAGAGAAAATCATGATCACAATCGCAATCAAAGCCACAATTGCCAAACCAACTCCAATCGCTCCCCAAATTCGCTTCCACGATATCGGCTTATCGCCAGCGATTAGCCCCGTTTGGCCATTGACCAGGAAACGGAACACTTTGTCTTGATAGCGATAGGTCAGCAAGTAAATCGGCAACAAGTACAAGTCGGAATTCTCGAACGAGAACTCGGTATGAACCACCAACCCTCGGTTGGTATCGCCCGGCAAGAACTGCGTGATGTTCGATCGTTCGCGACGATAGAACTCTTCGTAGCAGACCTTCTTCGCCTCTTCGATCTCCATCTGGTACTCTTCTGCCGCCCAACCGGCCAAGAAGTAAGGCGCATAACGCTTGGCAGCCAACAGCGAGAACGGTTTGATTCGGTCGGCGTCGGCTTGCGAAAGCCCTTTGCTGGCCGAGATCATGTAGCCACTGTAATACTTGTGATGCTTACCAGCCAACGGCCACCATTCGGTCTTTTGTACACGGCGTGTCTTGGTGACGGTCTTGCCGTTTTCTCGCGTGGTGTATGTTTCGGTCACATAGTAGTGTTCGCCAATCGTCCCTTCCCAGCGGCTTTCGGCCAGCATCGAGAAGCTCCAGAACGGCAAGTAAACGCCACGCAACTTGTCTTCGATCTCGGCCATGTGCAAGTCGCCCGGCCGATACCAATCGTTGCCTTTGATCCACGCGCGGAACTTTTCCATCGCCTGATCAGGCGTCACACGAAAAGCAATCACAAACTCAGGCAACTGCCGTCCCGTTACATCGGGCGAATACTCGACCACGTAGGTCGAATCGCAGAAAGGACAGACATAACTCAGCTCTTGCGGATCGATCGCGACATTCGCCCCACATGTCTGACAATGAAAGTACTTCTTATCGCTCTGTTCTGCTAACGGCGACTCCTCGACAACTTTGACCTCGTGAGGCGTTCCACAAGCAGGACAAAACTTATCATCCGGTTCGACCGGGCACCCACAACTTGGGCAAGGCTCGCCTTGCGGTTGAGCAATCTCAGCCGCCACGAGCGCCTCGTCTTCGACGACCTCAGCGGAAACCAACGGCTGTTCAGAAGTTGAACTATCCACGGAACTCACGATGGGGGTTGGGAAAAAACGATGAGCGGAAGAGCTTTTCCACCGAATTCACCGATGGGACTTAATGGACAACCCGTTTCCAGGCAATCGCCTGCCGGGCAGGGCTTGATGCGTCACGGTTGCCCCTCTTAGTCACCTCTCTTATTCGGACTCATCCGTGAAATCCGTGGCAAAAATCCAAGCTTTAGCCTTCCTGATGAGCGATTTTGTACACTGCCTGGACCAAGGAATCCACGTCCTTGTAACTCTTTTTCTCGGCCAAAGCCTTTTCGATCAGCTTGCGGGCCTGAATTTCGGAGTGGCCGAGCTGCAGCAACACCTCGAAGGTTTCAGTAGCCACATCGCGAGAAGCTGCCGGGCTTTCGCCGTCGGCTCCGGTAATGAGCAACGCAAACTTCGGCACCTTGCGGCGCAGCTTCGCCACAATGCGCTCGGCGGTCGCTGGACCGATGCCAGGCAGCGCCGATAAACCTTTGACGTCCTGTTGTTCGATCTGATGGGCGACTTCTTGGACCGGACGGACCATTGCTCGCAAAGCTTTTTTTACCCCTACGCCGTCGACCGAGCAAAACAACTCGAAGAATTCCCGTTCGACATGATTGGAAAAACCAACCAGCCGAGGCGACATCTTTCCGCGGGTTGGGTCGCCATCCAAGTGGTGGATCGTATGAAACGAAACCGTCTTTCCGACCGAAGCTTGAACCTGGCGACGCACAAATTCCGGGACGAGCACTTCGTACTCGAACGGATCGGAGGCCAGGGTCACGCTGGCCAGATCGACCGCAACAAGCTTACCAGTGATTTTTGTAATCAATTCAGGAGATCCATCAAAAGGCGGAGGCAACTTTACTGAGGTAATGATGACACAGTGCGACAGCCAACGCATCGGCCACGTCGGCAGGTTCCGGCACTTCGGAAAGCCCTAGCTCGCGACGGATCGATTCCTGCATCTGGTTCTTAGGGGCTCGCCCACTGCCGGTCAGAATCTTTTTAATCTGCGTGGCCGAGTAATGTTTCAGCGGTAACGAATTCTGCGCGGCAGCCAAACAAAGCACGCCACGGGCATGCCCCATAATGATCGCCGTCTTGGGACGATCGTAATGGGAATACAACTCTTCCATCGCCATCACAGTCGGTTTAAGCGAAGTAATGACGTCGGTGATCCCTTCATGGATCTCCATCACCCGGGCCGGCACGTCGCCGCGAGTCTTCCCCCGTACGACGCCTGCCTCGACAATCGCCACCCCGGTCGGAGTAATATCGATCACGCCATAACCGGTGATGTTCAAACCGGGGTCGATGCCGAGAATTCTTTGCCGCATAATCCTTTGCCGGTCTCTGCCTCAGCCCTGCAGGGCGAAATGAATTAGTCAGGGAGTAGCCCCTGGGCCATGGGCCTAAATGGTTAACCTAGCCAACGGAAGTAGGGTGCGTCTTGACGCACCAAAGTTTGCTTGGACGCCTTACGACAACATTATATGCCAACGCAGCATGCCTTCACGTTGCGTTCCCACGCGATCCGAAACTCTGGCATGTTACGCAGGGCTTGGTGCGTCGAGACGCGCCCTACGCAAATATCCTTAGCCTTTGCGCCACAGGGTGCCGTCTTTGCGATCTTCCAGGGTGATGCCACACTCGGTGAGGCGATCGCGAATGAGGTCGCTGGTCTCGAAGTCTTTCTTCTTTCGCGAGTTGGCCCGAATCTCGATCACCAGGCTCATCAGTTGATCTACCAGACCAGCATCTTCGCTGCTGTCTGCCTCTGGCTTTGTTGCAAACAGCCCCAAAATGGCGCTCAATTCGCGGAGCGTGGCCATGGCCTGATCGAGCGAACTGGTATCGGCCCCTTTGGTCTCTTCCAGTTTCTGTTGGTCGATCGCCTTGTTGATCGCACGCACGATCTCGAATAACTCGCTCACACCGCCACCGGTGTTGAAGTCGTCGTCCATCTTTTCGAGGTAGGCGTCACGATGCTTCTTAATCAACGTTAGCAGCGAGTCGTCGCCTGCTTCGAACTCACCTTCTTTGCGGGTCTTGGCCGGGACAATATCGTAGAACGACTTTCCGGTGATCCGCTCGTAGCGTTCGAACAAGCGATGGAACGTATCGAGCCCGGTGCCAGCTTCTTCAATGGCCGGTTCGCTGAACAAAATAGTACTGCGGTAATGGGTTCGCAGCAGGAAGAAACGTATGCGTTCTCCCCCTTGGCGCCCGATCAAGTCAGCCAAACCGCCTGCACCGGCACTGCGGCTCATCTTACCGCCGGCACTGGCTTCTTCGGCCCCATCTTTCTTTTCCCGTTCGGCCTTGCCGCCGATCTTGCCAGCACTGGGATCGCTGCGCAACAAACCGTTGTGCATCCAGTAATTCACCATCGGCTTACCGTGGCAGCACTCGCTTTGAGCGATTTCGTTTTCATGATGCGGGAAGGTCAAGTCGAGACCACCACCATGAATATCAAACGTCTCGCCTAGAATCCCCTTGCTCATCGCCGAGCATTCGATGTGCCAACCGGGGCGGCCTTTGCCCCAGGGGCTATCCCACGATGGTTCGCCCGGCTTGGCTTTCTTCCACAAGGCGAAGTCCCCAGGCGAACGCTTGCTGGCTGCCGCGCCGCCCCCTTCTCCCTGCATCGCCTCAACACTGCGGTTGGTGAGCTTGCCGTACTGCGGATCTTTGCTAACTTCGAAGAAAACATCACCATCGACATCGTAGGCAAAGCCTTTATCGATCAGATCTTTAACGAACTGAATGATATCGTCCATGCAGGCCGTTGCGCGGGGCATGTCGTCAATGGTCGTCACGCCAAGTGCCGCCAGATTGCCCAGGTAATCGGCGATGTTCTCTTCGGCGACTTCCAGCATCGACATCTTGCGTTCGTTCGCCTTAAAAATAAGTTTGTCGTCGACATCGGTGATGTTGACCACCAAGCGAACATCGTAGCCGCTGTGTTCGAGGTAACGTTTAACCGTGTCGAAGATGACCGGCCCCACCATGTGACC comes from Bremerella cremea and encodes:
- the ruvB gene encoding Holliday junction branch migration DNA helicase RuvB produces the protein MGRETVLRGDDGPSEEDRSLRPQSISEMVGQLEVRERLKVVVDAAVKRDEPLGHILFDGPPGLGKTTFATCIPKDLGVNFQLTSGPALQAPKDLVPYLTNADERSILFIDEIHRLPKAVEEYLYTAMEDFRIDIVLGEGTNARTINLQIKPFTLIGATTRSGMLTAPLRDRFPLREHLDFYTNEELAEIIRRNAVKLSVTIEDDASLEISERSRGTPRVANNRLRWIRDYVTSKADGHITLQLARDAMKMQEIDTLGLDNQDRKYLSTIIRVFGGGPAGLEAIAHTMNAAPETLADEVEPFLLRTELLVRTPRGRVVTAKALEHVQKYKK
- a CDS encoding TspO/MBR family protein, with the protein product MDNLSASHHPQPYWLQIAGLGGWLVFCFAAAGVGSSVTLPQIPAWYAELNKPAFNPPNWIFGPVWTTLYLMMAISAWLVWLRSGWLDAPGALGVFCFQLLLNTAWSVLFFGLENPTAAAIEIVFLWLTIGATIVSFWRHSRIAALLLTPYLAWVSFAAVLNFSIVALN
- a CDS encoding zinc ribbon domain-containing protein — its product is MDSSTSEQPLVSAEVVEDEALVAAEIAQPQGEPCPSCGCPVEPDDKFCPACGTPHEVKVVEESPLAEQSDKKYFHCQTCGANVAIDPQELSYVCPFCDSTYVVEYSPDVTGRQLPEFVIAFRVTPDQAMEKFRAWIKGNDWYRPGDLHMAEIEDKLRGVYLPFWSFSMLAESRWEGTIGEHYYVTETYTTRENGKTVTKTRRVQKTEWWPLAGKHHKYYSGYMISASKGLSQADADRIKPFSLLAAKRYAPYFLAGWAAEEYQMEIEEAKKVCYEEFYRRERSNITQFLPGDTNRGLVVHTEFSFENSDLYLLPIYLLTYRYQDKVFRFLVNGQTGLIAGDKPISWKRIWGAIGVGLAIVALIAIVIMIFSAATR
- the ruvA gene encoding Holliday junction branch migration protein RuvA; this encodes MITKITGKLVAVDLASVTLASDPFEYEVLVPEFVRRQVQASVGKTVSFHTIHHLDGDPTRGKMSPRLVGFSNHVEREFFELFCSVDGVGVKKALRAMVRPVQEVAHQIEQQDVKGLSALPGIGPATAERIVAKLRRKVPKFALLITGADGESPAASRDVATETFEVLLQLGHSEIQARKLIEKALAEKKSYKDVDSLVQAVYKIAHQEG
- the ruvC gene encoding crossover junction endodeoxyribonuclease RuvC, whose translation is MRQRILGIDPGLNITGYGVIDITPTGVAIVEAGVVRGKTRGDVPARVMEIHEGITDVITSLKPTVMAMEELYSHYDRPKTAIIMGHARGVLCLAAAQNSLPLKHYSATQIKKILTGSGRAPKNQMQESIRRELGLSEVPEPADVADALAVALCHHYLSKVASAF
- the cysS gene encoding cysteine--tRNA ligase, yielding MSNLRVYNTLSRSKEDFKTVEPGKVGIYLCGPTVYAEAHIGHMVGPVIFDTVKRYLEHSGYDVRLVVNITDVDDKLIFKANERKMSMLEVAEENIADYLGNLAALGVTTIDDMPRATACMDDIIQFVKDLIDKGFAYDVDGDVFFEVSKDPQYGKLTNRSVEAMQGEGGGAAASKRSPGDFALWKKAKPGEPSWDSPWGKGRPGWHIECSAMSKGILGETFDIHGGGLDLTFPHHENEIAQSECCHGKPMVNYWMHNGLLRSDPSAGKIGGKAEREKKDGAEEASAGGKMSRSAGAGGLADLIGRQGGERIRFFLLRTHYRSTILFSEPAIEEAGTGLDTFHRLFERYERITGKSFYDIVPAKTRKEGEFEAGDDSLLTLIKKHRDAYLEKMDDDFNTGGGVSELFEIVRAINKAIDQQKLEETKGADTSSLDQAMATLRELSAILGLFATKPEADSSEDAGLVDQLMSLVIEIRANSRKKKDFETSDLIRDRLTECGITLEDRKDGTLWRKG